AGCGCAAGGCGGCGATGGTGTCCAACCTGATGGTGGTGCTCTGCGGCGACAGGGCCCCGCAGCCGGTCCTCAACACCGGGACGCTCTACCAGTGACGGATTCTTCCGGGGGCCCGGCCCCGCAGGGTCGGCCGCAGCGCAAGCAGGTGCTGCTGCGGCTCGACCCGGCCGTGTACGAGGCGCTCGCGCGATGGGCGGGCGACGAACTGCGGTCCGCCAACGCGCAGATCGAGTTCCTGCTGCGGCGCGCCCTCGCGGAGGCGGGCCGGCTGCCGGGCGACACCAAGCCGATCCCCCGCAGGGGTCGTCCGCCGGTGAAGCCGCCCGAGTCCCAGTAGCAGAACCGTGACAATCGGGCCCCACCTGGGCCTTCACACCCACTGCCATGATCTACACACTCCGCGTATACATAGGGCGTATACACCCCGTGTAGAGTCCTGGACATGTCCATCGGTCACACCCTCCTAGGGCTCCTGGAATCGGGCCCCCGCCACGGCTACGACCTGAAGCGGGCCTTCGACGAGAAGTTCGGTCACGACCGGCCGCTGCACTACGGCCAGGTCTATTCGACGATGTCCCGGCTGCTGAAGAACGGTCTCGTCGAGGTCGACGGCATCGAGCCCGGCGGCGGGCCCGAGCGGAAGCGGTACGCGATCACCGACGCCGGTATCACCGACGTCCAGCGGTGGCTCGCGACGCCCGAGAAGCCGGAGCCGTACCTCCAGTCGACCCTGTACACCAAGGTCGTCCTGGCTCTGCTCACCCGGCGCGACGCCGCCGACATCCTCGACACCCAGCGGGCCGAGCACCTGCGCATGATGCGCATCCTCACCGACCGCAAGCGGAAGGGGGACCTGGCCGACCAGCTGATCTGCGACCACGCCCTGTTCCACCTCGAGGCCGACCTGCGCTGGCTGGAGCTGACCGCCGCGCGTCTCGACAAGCTCGCCGAGGTGGTGACCAAGTGACTCCGCCTCCCGGTTCCCTGCTCGCGGCCGAGGACCTGCGCAAGGCCTACGGCCCGACCCTCGCCCTCGACGGCGCCGAGTTCTCCATCCACCCCGGCGAGGTCGTCGCCGTCATGGGGCCCTCCGGCTCCGGCAAGTCCACGCTGCTGCACTGCCTCGCCGGCATCGTGCCGCCCGACTCCGGGTCCATCACCTACAACGGGCGTGAGCTGGCCACCATGGGCGACGCCCAGCGCAGTGCCCTCAGGCGCTCGGAGTTCGGGTTCGTCTTCCAGTTCGGTCAGCTCGTGCCCGAGCTGACCTGCGTGGAGAACGTCGCCCTGCCGCTGCGGCTCAACGGCACCTCCCGCAAGGAGGCCGAGCGCACCGCCCTCACCTGGATGGAGCGGCTGGAGGTCGACGACCTGCGCAAGAAGCGGCCCGGCGAGGTCTCCGGCGGTCAGGGGCAGCGTGTCGCCGTCGCCCGTGCGCTGGTCACCAACCCGCGCGTGCTGTTCGCCGACGAGCCGACCGGCGCGCTGGACTCCCTCAACGGCGAGCGCGTGATGGAGCTGCTGACGGACGCCGCCCGCTCCACCAACGCCGCCGTCGTCCTCGTCACGCACGAGGCCCGGGTCGCCGCCTACTCCGACCGCGAGATCGTCGTACGCGACGGCAAGTCCCGGGACATGGAGCGGGTCGTATGAACGTAGGTCAGTGGGCCAGGGACCTCGGAATGGGGGTCCGGTTCGCCTTCGTGGGCGGACGTGAGGGGTGGGTCCGTGCCCTGCTGACGGCCGTCGGCGTGGGGCTCGGGGTGGCGCTGCTGCTGCTCACCACCGCGGTCCCCAACATGCAGTCGGTCCGGCACGAACGCGAGAGCGCCCGCGCCGACGTCGACTACAGCCACCTGGACCTCAAGCGCTCCGACCGCAGCCTGCTCATCGCGGACGTCGACACGGACTGGCGCGAGAAGGACATCCGCGGCCGGGCACTGGAGCCCGAGGGCGCGAAGGCGCCGCTGCCGCCGGGGCTGGAGAAGTTCCCCGCGACGGGCGAGATGGTGGTCTCCCCCGCCCTGAAGCGGCTTCTGGAGTCGGACGACGCCAAGCTTCTGCGCGAGCGGCTGCCCGAGCGGATCGTCGGCACCATCGGCGAGAGCGGCCTGATCGGCTCGCACGAACTCGCCTTCTTCCGGGGCGGCGAGGGCCTCGCCGAGCACATCGACGGCGCCCGGGTCGCCCGTATCGACCGGTTCGGGGACACCAGCCCCACCGAGACGGAGACCGACCCCGTACTGCTCCTGCTGGTCATCGTGATCTTCGTGGTGCTGCTGATGCCGGTCGCCGTCTTCATCGCCGCGGCCGTGCGCTTCGGCGGCGAGCGGCGCGACCGGCGGCTCGCGGCACTGCGGCTCGTCGGTTCCGACGGGCGCATGGTGCGCCGCGTCGCGGCCGGCGAGGCACTGGCGGGCGCCGTGCTGGGCCTGGGCTTCGGCACCGCCTTCTTCATGATCGGGCGCCAGATCGCGGGCTCGGTCGAGGTGTTCGAGGTCAGTGTGTTCCCGAGCTACCTCGACCCCTCCCCCGCGCTGGCCCTGCTGGTCGGCCTGGCCGTCCCGGCGGCGGCCGTACTGGTGACGCTGTTCGCGATGCGCGGTGTGGTGATCGAACCGCTCGGCGTGGTGCGTACGGCGAAGCCCGCGCGGCGCCGGCTGTGGTGGCGGCTGCTGCTGCCGATCGGTGGCCTCGCGATGCTGTGGCCGATGATCGGCCAGGGCCGTGAGAACGGCACCTTCAACGAGTACCTCGTCATCGGCGGTGTGCTCCTGCTGCTCATCGGCGTGACCACGCTCCTGCCGTGGATCGTCGAGGCGGTCGTCGCCCGGCTCGGCTCTGGCGGCGTGGCCTGGCAGCTCGCGGTCCGCAGGCTCCAGTTGAGCAGCGGCACGGCGGCCCGCATGGTGAACGGCGTCGCGGTGGCGGTGGCCGGTGCCATCGCACTCCAGATGCTGTTCGCCGGGGTGGAGAGCGACTACACGAAGTCCTCCGGCAAGGACGTCGAGCGTGCGCAGATGCAGGTGTCGCTGTCCCGTAATGCCCAGCTCGACCCGGCGGTGGAGAAGTTCCGGGACACCAAGGGAGTCGAGGGGGTCTACGCGTACGCCGAGGGCTACCTGGGCGAGCGGCGGAAGGACCCCGAGACGGGCGTCGAGATGACCGTCGGCGACTGCGCGTCCCTGCGCGAGGCGGCCGAGCTGCCCTCGTGCCGCGACGGCGACATCTTCTACGTGTCGAACGCCGAGTGGGACGAGGACACCCCGAAGCTGGCGAAGGAGGCGGGCCGGACGGTGTACCTCGACCCGTCGTACGAGGGCAGCCCGAAGCGGCAGGAGATCGCCTGGAAGATCCCGCGGGGCATCAAGGAGGCCCGCTCTCGCGAGGACCTGACGGGCCGGGAGCGCGGCGGCTTCCTCGTCACGCCGAAGGCGCTGCCCGCGTCGGCCGAGCCGGCGCTGCGGGGGCAGCTGTACCTGCAGCTCGACAGCTCCGTGCCGGACGTCCACGACCTCGTGCGGAACACCGCTGCGGCCGCCGACCCGCTGTCGTACCCCATGAACTGGTACTCCACGCAGACCTCCGAACGCTACGGCACCATCCGCACCGGCCTGTTCGTCGGCGCCGTCTGTGTCATGGCGCTGATCGGCGCGAGCCTGCTGGTCTCGCAGCTGGAGCAGTTGCGCGACCGCAAGAAGCTGCTGTCGTCGCTGGTCGCCTTCGGCACCCGGCGCCGCACGCTGAGCCTGTCGGTGCTGTGGCAGACGGCGATCCCGATCGCGCTGGGGCTGCTGCTGGCCTCGGTGGTGGGGATGACGCTGGGCACGGTCCTGCTGAAGATGACCAACACTCCGGTCGTCGTGGACTGGACGAGTGTGCTGTCGATGACGGGCGTCGGCGCCGGCATCGTCCTGGCGGTGACGGTCCTCAGCCTGCCGCCGCTGCTGCGGCTGATGCGGCCGGACGGGCTGCGCACCGAGTAGGACGGACGGCGCACGGCTGACGGCGGTGGGGCTCCCCTCGGGGAACCCCACCGCCGTCGCGTTCAGAGGCTGTACTCCCGTACGACCCGCCGGACCTGGGCGAACAGCATGCCCACGTTGACCGACTTGCGGCAGACGACGACGGCCACCACGTCCTGCTGCTCGGTCAGCCGCACGAACAGGTGCGTGAGGTTCTCACTGTTGACCAGGATCTCCTGGAAGAAGTGGTTGTCGCTGCTGATGCCGCGGCGCTCCTTGAAGACGTCCTCGATCATCACGACCGTGCGCCCCTGGAACAGGTCGAGCGTCGCGCCCGCCAGCAGGTCCAGGACCTCCGGCGGATGGTTCTCGACGGTCTCGTACGACAGCAGCATCCCGGTGGACATGTCGACCACCCCGGAGGCCACGCAGTCCGGGGCGTCGGTGCGAAGGTGCTTGACCAGGCTCATCACCTGGTCGGAGAAACTTGAGGTCATGCGCTTCGTCGCCATCCCTTCAAACTCCCTCTGGTGCCTTGTCGGTGAGGATCAGATCGATGCGTCGCAGGGCGGACTGCGTAGCCCGGTTCAGGTGGTCCACGTCCATGCCCTCGTCGCCGAGCACGACCATCAGGGCGGTGTCGCCGACGGCGAAGAAGGCGGCACAGCCATGGCTGCCGTAGGTGACCGTCCGGCGCAGGGTGCCGCGGGCGGTGGCGTCGGCGGTGCGCCTGGCGAGACCGAGACCGGCCGCGGCGAGGGCGGCGAGGCCCTCCGGGTCGATGGTGTCGGCGGTGTCCGCGGCGATGAGGAGGCCGTCGGCGGCGGCGACCGCGGTGTCGGTGATCCCGGTGACCTGTTCGCGCAGGCCACGCATTTCCAGTGCCAGGGCCTTGTGATCCATGTACGCGACTCTCCTATTTCTTTTCACATCTGATCGGCTGCTTCATTTCGGACTCATCTCGTAATTCCGTTCCGCAGGCGGAAGAAGCTGCCGGGTTTTCGGCGGGGCAGAGCGGTCGGGGTCGAGGGCGGGTGCGGCGGCGGCTCGACGGGCGCCGGTTCCCGCGGGCGCAGCGCGTGGCCGTCCGGAAAGGGGCGGACGGGGATCGGCGCGGGCGCCTCGGCGCAGACCAGCAGTCCGTCGCCGAGCATCCGCGCGACCTCGACCGTCACGGCGTACACGCCCCGCCCGATCCGGAAGGCGAGGTCCCGGGCGGTACGGCGGCCGTCGGCGTGGGCGAGCAGCTCACGCCGCAGGACGGTGAGCGGGGTGTCCGTGTCGGCGGGCGCCGGTGCGGGCACGGGCCGCTCGCGGTCGGGGTGGACGGGGTGCGGCAGCTCGGTGAGCGCGGTGAGTCTGCGGGCCGCCCCCTGGAGCAGGCCGAGCGGCGGTTCCCCCACGGGGACCTGCGCGAACGGCTCGAAGGTGGGGACGCGTTCGCAGTCGTCGACCCGGCCGGCGGCGATGGCGAACACGGCGTCGTGCAGCGCCATCGCGCACACGACCCGCAGCTGCGCCGCCCCCGCGTACCCGCGTGCGATGAGGGCGGTCGCCGGCCAGCGCGAGCCCCCGGACTCCCGCATCAGTTCGGCCCACTGCTCGCCGCTGACCCGGCCGGAGCGCAGCAGCAGCGCCTCGGGGCCCGGTGCGCCGGGGGACTCGGCGGCGACCACCCGGCCGTCGCCGAGGTGGAAGGTGCCGCCCGGCGTTCCGCTGACCCTGAGCTCTCCGGTGAAGCCGTCACGCGCACAGACGGCCAGGGCCCGTGCCAGGTGTTCGTAGCCCGACATCACACCCCTCGTCGTTTCGCACACACGCCTGACGCATAGCGCTGAGGGGGGAATGTGTATCAGTCCGCGCGCATATTCCGGAGAGGGATATCCGACCTGTCGCTAGTTGACGGAAGTTGAGTTTGAGGATGACTCAAAGAACTGTGTTCGGCGCTCATTTGACCGATTGGCACACCGATACCGGCAACGGCCGAAGCGCCTCTCGCAGGGCCGCCGCCAGCTCCTCGTACTCCGCTCCGCGCGCCGCTCCGGCCCGCATCGCGAGGGCGATCCGGCGGGTGGGGGCGGGCTCGGCGAAGTAGCCGGTGAGGAGTTGGCTGCTGCGGGTCGTCTCCACCTTGAGGGCGGTCCGCGGGAGCAGTGTGCAGCCGAGGCCGCCCGCGACGAGCTGCACGAGCGTCGACAGACCGGCGGCCGTAGTGGTCACCGGGGCATCCTCGCGGCCGGCCTCCCGGCAGATGTCGAGCGCCTGGTCGCGCAGGCAGTGCCCCTCGTCCAGGAGCAGCAGGTTGAGCGCCCTGAGCTCCTCGCGCGGGATGCCCTCGCGGCCGCCGAGCCAGTGGCCGAGCGGGGTGACGAGCAAGAAGTCCTCGTCGAAGAGCGGGAGTTCGGCGATCGAGGGCATCCCGAGGGGGACGGCGAGCAGCAGCAGGTCGAGGCGGCCGGTGGTGAGCCCGTCGACCAGGCTCGCGGTCTGCTCCTCGTGCACCTGGAGGTCGAGTTGCGGATAGCGGTCGTGCACGAGCCTCAGCACGGTGGGCAGGAGATACGGCGCGACGGTGGGGATGACACCGAGCCGCAGCACGCCGGTGAACGGGGCCCGTACCGCCTCGGCCTCCTCCATCAGCGCCCCGACCTCCGCCAGCACGGCCTTCGCGCGTACGGCGAGGCGCTCGCCGGCGGCCGACAGCAGCACCTTGCGGGTGGTGCGCTCCAGCAGCGTCACTCCGAGTGACTCCTCCAGGGCGGAGACGGCACCTGACAGGGCGGGCTGGCTCATGCCGATCGCGGCGGCCGCGTCCCGGAAATGGAGGTGCTCGGCGACGGCCGCGAAGGCCCGCAGCTGGGCGAGACTCGGCTGTCTCCTCTTACTCACGGTCACTGATAGCACGCTCCGATCAACCTGACCGAGTGTAGCTATTTCCCGTATCAATGCAGCCTGTGCCAGGATCGGTAAGGTCCAACCCAAGGGAGACGCCTGTACCGAATCGGTGTCTCCTCGCTGCAAGGAGAGTTGTGCTCACTGTCGGTGACAAGTTCCCCGCGTTCGAACTGACCGCCTGCGTCTCGCTGGAGAAGGGCAAGGAGTTCGGGACGATCGACCACAAGACCTACGAGGGCAAGTGGAAGATCGTCTTCGCCTGGCCGAAGGACTTCACCTTCGTCTGCCCGACCGAGATCGCGGCCTTCGGCAAGCTGAACGAGGAGTTCGCCGACCGTGACGCCCAGGTCCTCGGCTTCTCCGGTGACTCGGAGTTCGTCCACCACGCCTGGCGCAAGGACCACGACGACCTGCGCGACCTGCCGTTCCCGATGATGGCCGACTCCAAGCACGAGCTGATGCGCGACCTCGGCATCGAGGGCGAGGACGGCTTCGCCAAGCGCGCCGTCTTCATCGTCGACCAGAACAACGAGATCCAGTTCTCCATGGTGACCGCCGGCTCCGTCGGCCGTAACCCCAAGGAGGTCCTGCGGGTCCTGGACGCCCTCCAGACGGACGAGCTCTGCCCGTGCAACTGGAGCAAGGGCGAGGACACCCTGGACCCGGTCAAGCTGCTCGCGGGAGAGTGACCCACATGTCGCTCGACTCCCTGAAGTCCCGCATACCGGACTACGCCAAGGACCTGAAGCTCAACCTGGGCTCGGTCATCGGCAACTCGGACCTCCCGGCGCAGCAGCTGTGGGGCACGGTGCTCGCCACGGCGATCGCCGCGCGCTCCCCGATCGTGCTGCGCGAGCTGGCGCCGGAGGCCGAGGCGAACCTCTCGCCCGAGGCGTACACCGCGGCGAAGTCCGCGGCCGCCGTGATGGCGATGAACAACGTCTTCTACCGGACCCGGCACCTGCTGTCCGACCACGAGTACGGCAACCTGCGTGCCGGTCTGCGGATGAACGTCATCGGCAACCCCGGCGTCGACAAGGTCGACTTCGAGCTGTGGTCGTTCGCGGTGTCCGCCATCAACGGCTGCGGTCTGTGCCTGGACTCGCACGAGCAGGTGCTGCGCAAGGCCGGCGTGGACCGGGAGACGGTCCAGGAGGCGTTCAAGATCGCGTCGGTGATCCAGGCGATCGCCGTCACCCTGGACGCCGAGGCGGTTCTGGCGGAGTAGCGCTTCCCCGCACGACGAAGGGCCCGTTCACCTCGAAGGTGAACGGGCCCTTTGTCATCACTCCGAAGGCGCCGGCTCCCTGGCGGCGGGCGGTGGTTGCACGGGAGCCACCTCCACCGCGGTCGCGCCCCTTGGTTCGGGCGCCTGGCGCAGCGCCGCCTCCTGCGAGTACGCCCGCAGATACCCGACGATCGTGTTCGACACCGCCACCAGCGGCACCGCCACCACCGCGCCGCCGATCCCGGCCACCATGCCGCCGGCCGCCACCGACAGCACGACCGCCAGCGGATGCACGCGGACCGCGCGCCCGAGGATGAACGGCTGGAGGATGTGGCCCTCGATCTGCTGCACGGCGAGGACGACGACGAGCGTCATGACGGCGGTGAAGACGCCCTGTGTCACCAGGGCCACCACGACCGCCAGCGCGCCGGAGGCCACCGCGCCGACGAGCGGGATGAAGGAGAACAGGAAGATGAAGACGGCCAGCGGGACGGCCATGGGGACGTCGAGGAAGTAGATGCCGATGCCGATGAACACGGCGTCGATCAGGGCGACCACCACCGTGCCGCGCACATACGCCGTCAGCGTCGCCCAGGCCCGCGGCCCGGCGCCGGCGACTCCCGGACGGGCGGCGGCCGGGACCAGTTTGAGGGTCCACTGCCAGATCCGCTTGCCGTCGTAGAGCAGGAACAGCGTCGAGAAGGCCGCCAGCAGGATGCCGGTCAGCGCCTCGACGATGACGGTGACGCCTTCGAGGCCGGCCGAGGTGATCTCGTCGGTGTTGGCGCCGATCGCCTCCCGGAGGTTCTCGGCGATCTCGTTGATCTGCTTGTCGGTGACGTGGAAGGGGCTGTTGAGCAGCCAGTTGCGCAGCTCGTCGATGCCGTCCTGGACCTGGTCGGAGAGATTGTCGATGTTCTCCATGACCTGCCAGGTCACGAACCAGCCCATCAGCCCGATGACGACGAACCCGAGGATCGCGGTCAGCGCGGTCGCCGGCCCGCGCGGCACGCCCCGCCGGGTCAGCCAGGCCACCGAGGGCTGCATCAGCGCGGTGAGTAGCAGGGCGATGACGAAGGCCAGCACGACGAGTTGGACGGCACTGATGACCCGCATCAGCACCCAGACGGTGCCGGCGAGCACCAGCAGCCGCCAGCCGGCCTCCGCGGCGACCCGTACGCCCCACGGCACGACCTGTGCGGGGTCGGGGCGCGGTGCCGGAGCCGCGGGCGCGTAGTCGGGGGGCCTTGGCACGTGGTCCACGGGTGGCGGGTCGGCGGCAGGGGGCGGTTCGGTGGCGACGGCGGTCCGCCCCACCGGCTCTGGTTGGGTGCTCTCCCGCTCCACCGCGGCCCGGCGCTCGTCCAACCGCTCACTCATCTCGGTCAGACCGGCACCGACCCGGCCGAGCCACCCTGGCACTCGCGACATGATCCGTCCTCTTCCCCCGTCTTTCCCCACCACTCCCCCCTGGAGTCGTCGAATCCGACCGTACATGGCACCGCACGGGGAAACGCGAAAGCCCCTCACCCAAAGACGGTGAGGGGCAATGCAGGGTTGAGAGCCGCCGGTTCCCGGCCGAGTCTCTAGTACCAGCTGTTGGCCTGCCAGAAGTCCCAGGCGCCGCAGGGGCTGCCGTAGCGGTCGTTCATGTAGTTCAGGCCCCACTTGATCTGCGTGGCGGGGTTCG
The DNA window shown above is from Streptomyces chartreusis and carries:
- a CDS encoding MarR family transcriptional regulator; protein product: MSGYEHLARALAVCARDGFTGELRVSGTPGGTFHLGDGRVVAAESPGAPGPEALLLRSGRVSGEQWAELMRESGGSRWPATALIARGYAGAAQLRVVCAMALHDAVFAIAAGRVDDCERVPTFEPFAQVPVGEPPLGLLQGAARRLTALTELPHPVHPDRERPVPAPAPADTDTPLTVLRRELLAHADGRRTARDLAFRIGRGVYAVTVEVARMLGDGLLVCAEAPAPIPVRPFPDGHALRPREPAPVEPPPHPPSTPTALPRRKPGSFFRLRNGITR
- a CDS encoding alkyl hydroperoxide reductase; translated protein: MSLDSLKSRIPDYAKDLKLNLGSVIGNSDLPAQQLWGTVLATAIAARSPIVLRELAPEAEANLSPEAYTAAKSAAAVMAMNNVFYRTRHLLSDHEYGNLRAGLRMNVIGNPGVDKVDFELWSFAVSAINGCGLCLDSHEQVLRKAGVDRETVQEAFKIASVIQAIAVTLDAEAVLAE
- a CDS encoding PadR family transcriptional regulator — protein: MSIGHTLLGLLESGPRHGYDLKRAFDEKFGHDRPLHYGQVYSTMSRLLKNGLVEVDGIEPGGGPERKRYAITDAGITDVQRWLATPEKPEPYLQSTLYTKVVLALLTRRDAADILDTQRAEHLRMMRILTDRKRKGDLADQLICDHALFHLEADLRWLELTAARLDKLAEVVTK
- a CDS encoding AI-2E family transporter encodes the protein MSRVPGWLGRVGAGLTEMSERLDERRAAVERESTQPEPVGRTAVATEPPPAADPPPVDHVPRPPDYAPAAPAPRPDPAQVVPWGVRVAAEAGWRLLVLAGTVWVLMRVISAVQLVVLAFVIALLLTALMQPSVAWLTRRGVPRGPATALTAILGFVVIGLMGWFVTWQVMENIDNLSDQVQDGIDELRNWLLNSPFHVTDKQINEIAENLREAIGANTDEITSAGLEGVTVIVEALTGILLAAFSTLFLLYDGKRIWQWTLKLVPAAARPGVAGAGPRAWATLTAYVRGTVVVALIDAVFIGIGIYFLDVPMAVPLAVFIFLFSFIPLVGAVASGALAVVVALVTQGVFTAVMTLVVVLAVQQIEGHILQPFILGRAVRVHPLAVVLSVAAGGMVAGIGGAVVAVPLVAVSNTIVGYLRAYSQEAALRQAPEPRGATAVEVAPVQPPPAAREPAPSE
- a CDS encoding LysR substrate-binding domain-containing protein is translated as MTVSKRRQPSLAQLRAFAAVAEHLHFRDAAAAIGMSQPALSGAVSALEESLGVTLLERTTRKVLLSAAGERLAVRAKAVLAEVGALMEEAEAVRAPFTGVLRLGVIPTVAPYLLPTVLRLVHDRYPQLDLQVHEEQTASLVDGLTTGRLDLLLLAVPLGMPSIAELPLFDEDFLLVTPLGHWLGGREGIPREELRALNLLLLDEGHCLRDQALDICREAGREDAPVTTTAAGLSTLVQLVAGGLGCTLLPRTALKVETTRSSQLLTGYFAEPAPTRRIALAMRAGAARGAEYEELAAALREALRPLPVSVCQSVK
- a CDS encoding ABC transporter permease encodes the protein MNVGQWARDLGMGVRFAFVGGREGWVRALLTAVGVGLGVALLLLTTAVPNMQSVRHERESARADVDYSHLDLKRSDRSLLIADVDTDWREKDIRGRALEPEGAKAPLPPGLEKFPATGEMVVSPALKRLLESDDAKLLRERLPERIVGTIGESGLIGSHELAFFRGGEGLAEHIDGARVARIDRFGDTSPTETETDPVLLLLVIVIFVVLLMPVAVFIAAAVRFGGERRDRRLAALRLVGSDGRMVRRVAAGEALAGAVLGLGFGTAFFMIGRQIAGSVEVFEVSVFPSYLDPSPALALLVGLAVPAAAVLVTLFAMRGVVIEPLGVVRTAKPARRRLWWRLLLPIGGLAMLWPMIGQGRENGTFNEYLVIGGVLLLLIGVTTLLPWIVEAVVARLGSGGVAWQLAVRRLQLSSGTAARMVNGVAVAVAGAIALQMLFAGVESDYTKSSGKDVERAQMQVSLSRNAQLDPAVEKFRDTKGVEGVYAYAEGYLGERRKDPETGVEMTVGDCASLREAAELPSCRDGDIFYVSNAEWDEDTPKLAKEAGRTVYLDPSYEGSPKRQEIAWKIPRGIKEARSREDLTGRERGGFLVTPKALPASAEPALRGQLYLQLDSSVPDVHDLVRNTAAAADPLSYPMNWYSTQTSERYGTIRTGLFVGAVCVMALIGASLLVSQLEQLRDRKKLLSSLVAFGTRRRTLSLSVLWQTAIPIALGLLLASVVGMTLGTVLLKMTNTPVVVDWTSVLSMTGVGAGIVLAVTVLSLPPLLRLMRPDGLRTE
- a CDS encoding peroxiredoxin — translated: MLTVGDKFPAFELTACVSLEKGKEFGTIDHKTYEGKWKIVFAWPKDFTFVCPTEIAAFGKLNEEFADRDAQVLGFSGDSEFVHHAWRKDHDDLRDLPFPMMADSKHELMRDLGIEGEDGFAKRAVFIVDQNNEIQFSMVTAGSVGRNPKEVLRVLDALQTDELCPCNWSKGEDTLDPVKLLAGE
- a CDS encoding ABC transporter ATP-binding protein; the protein is MTPPPGSLLAAEDLRKAYGPTLALDGAEFSIHPGEVVAVMGPSGSGKSTLLHCLAGIVPPDSGSITYNGRELATMGDAQRSALRRSEFGFVFQFGQLVPELTCVENVALPLRLNGTSRKEAERTALTWMERLEVDDLRKKRPGEVSGGQGQRVAVARALVTNPRVLFADEPTGALDSLNGERVMELLTDAARSTNAAVVLVTHEARVAAYSDREIVVRDGKSRDMERVV
- a CDS encoding roadblock/LC7 domain-containing protein produces the protein MDHKALALEMRGLREQVTGITDTAVAAADGLLIAADTADTIDPEGLAALAAAGLGLARRTADATARGTLRRTVTYGSHGCAAFFAVGDTALMVVLGDEGMDVDHLNRATQSALRRIDLILTDKAPEGV